One segment of Neobacillus endophyticus DNA contains the following:
- a CDS encoding DinB family protein — protein MKRRELRLSSLPDFEPDIGRWMWCLEDVRRTLLEKISGISQAHLDTRLNNGHSIGSLIYHIALIEADWLYVEILGCEWDPKILSLFPQEVRNNDDTLTHIEGHDLEEHLHRLKSVRDELLFHIRSMDIKTWREPRVLPQYDVTPEWVIYHLIEHESHHRGQIFQMLSILQSNLS, from the coding sequence ATGAAGAGAAGAGAGTTACGGTTATCCTCCTTGCCAGATTTTGAACCTGATATTGGTCGATGGATGTGGTGTTTAGAAGATGTGCGGAGAACCTTATTAGAAAAAATATCAGGAATCAGCCAGGCTCATCTTGATACAAGACTAAATAACGGGCACTCCATCGGGTCGTTGATATACCACATTGCATTAATAGAAGCAGATTGGCTTTATGTAGAAATCCTAGGTTGTGAATGGGATCCAAAAATCCTCTCGTTATTTCCCCAAGAAGTACGCAATAATGATGACACTTTGACGCATATTGAGGGGCACGATTTAGAGGAGCATTTACATCGTCTAAAATCTGTCCGTGATGAATTGCTTTTCCATATTCGTTCAATGGATATAAAAACTTGGCGTGAACCAAGAGTTCTCCCTCAATACGATGTAACACCTGAGTGGGTGATCTACCATCTTATTGAACACGAATCCCATCATAGAGGCCAAATTTTTCAGATGCTTTCCATATTACAAAGTAATCTAAGCTGA
- a CDS encoding cysteine hydrolase family protein encodes MKQALIIVDMQEVFFNEPHNYLFNKEQLVSNINKLIKQAHEKNIKVIFIQHTDQQEESELYEGKDDWKLHKNLLISDSDKVIQKTKWDSFYQTELLAYLKSNEIDQLIFAGAQTEFCLDTTIRAAYSLGFQKNLLFKETHSTLNGPVLKASDIIHHHESIWNNRFITVIEGKPQI; translated from the coding sequence ATGAAACAGGCTCTTATTATCGTGGATATGCAGGAGGTTTTTTTCAATGAACCACATAACTATTTATTTAATAAGGAGCAATTAGTTAGTAATATTAACAAGCTAATTAAACAGGCTCATGAAAAAAATATAAAAGTAATTTTCATTCAACATACCGATCAACAGGAGGAATCCGAGCTTTATGAAGGAAAAGATGACTGGAAGCTTCATAAAAATTTACTTATTTCCGATTCTGATAAAGTGATTCAAAAAACAAAGTGGGATTCCTTCTATCAAACGGAGCTATTGGCTTACTTAAAAAGTAATGAAATAGACCAACTGATTTTTGCAGGAGCGCAGACGGAGTTTTGCCTCGACACAACGATTAGGGCTGCGTATAGTTTAGGATTTCAAAAGAATCTTCTATTCAAAGAGACACATAGTACATTAAATGGTCCTGTTTTAAAGGCAAGTGACATCATTCATCATCATGAATCTATTTGGAATAATCGCTTCATAACTGTAATCGAAGGCAAACCTCAAATATAG
- a CDS encoding dienelactone hydrolase family protein → MTKIQKKKESLIIVLHEIYGINQHIKSFCEILSDQDYDVICPNLLEQDGPFDYSEEMIAYRHFMENVGFMGAVKKIKNLLLDVRVQYRKIYLIGFSVGATVAWVCSEEEGLNGIVGYYGSRIRSYKEIVPKCPAILFFPEQEPSFNVDELISYLNRRNIEIHKLNGQHGFSDPYSTKYNAESSRSAFNETLAFLKKYGEK, encoded by the coding sequence ATGACTAAGATTCAGAAGAAGAAAGAGAGTTTGATTATTGTCCTACACGAAATTTATGGCATTAATCAACATATAAAGAGCTTTTGTGAAATTTTATCAGACCAGGATTATGACGTGATCTGTCCTAATTTATTAGAGCAAGACGGGCCTTTTGATTATTCTGAAGAGATGATAGCTTATCGTCATTTTATGGAAAATGTAGGGTTCATGGGTGCAGTAAAAAAAATAAAGAATCTATTATTAGATGTTAGAGTTCAATACCGCAAAATATATTTGATTGGTTTTAGTGTCGGAGCAACTGTTGCATGGGTTTGCAGTGAGGAAGAGGGGCTTAATGGAATAGTAGGCTACTATGGTTCGAGAATTAGGAGTTACAAAGAAATAGTGCCAAAATGCCCTGCTATTTTATTCTTTCCAGAACAAGAACCATCTTTTAATGTGGACGAGTTAATTTCCTATTTAAATAGAAGAAATATCGAAATACATAAACTCAATGGTCAACATGGATTTAGTGACCCGTACTCTACAAAATACAATGCTGAATCATCTCGAAGTGCCTTCAATGAAACGCTGGCTTTTTTAAAGAAATATGGTGAAAAATGA
- a CDS encoding CotD family spore coat protein produces MKRNMGLGGFPPNVMPNAMPNMMPNQLPSMPGGFCPPQPCPQYCPPQVFPAQYDPPLVSPGQEYVKTNVFNKVVTHVHPSHTTTVNKHMIHHQHFFPHTESCVNECCETHTMCGAPYNPCCPTGPFGY; encoded by the coding sequence ATGAAAAGAAATATGGGATTAGGCGGTTTTCCACCAAATGTGATGCCAAATGCGATGCCTAATATGATGCCAAACCAACTGCCGTCTATGCCAGGCGGATTCTGTCCGCCGCAGCCATGTCCACAGTATTGTCCGCCGCAGGTTTTTCCTGCTCAGTATGATCCGCCGCTCGTTTCCCCTGGTCAGGAATACGTTAAAACAAACGTGTTTAATAAAGTTGTAACACATGTCCACCCATCACATACGACTACAGTCAACAAGCATATGATTCACCATCAGCACTTTTTCCCACACACAGAATCATGTGTAAATGAATGCTGTGAAACTCATACCATGTGCGGTGCACCATATAACCCTTGCTGTCCAACTGGACCATTTGGATATTAA
- a CDS encoding DUF3949 domain-containing protein → MLLGVFFSIVLLYILLSFILLPFQYRFLVALKQQEKVNRLKGLGQGDMYDRMSASELELQYNVQSNALFLLANLMASILYRMKHSARK, encoded by the coding sequence ATGCTACTTGGTGTTTTCTTCAGTATCGTTCTCTTGTATATTCTATTATCCTTCATCCTTCTACCTTTCCAATACCGGTTCTTGGTTGCTTTGAAGCAACAAGAAAAAGTGAATAGGTTAAAAGGGTTAGGTCAAGGGGACATGTACGATAGAATGAGTGCGAGTGAACTAGAACTTCAATATAATGTCCAGAGTAATGCATTATTCTTACTGGCTAACTTAATGGCATCCATTCTTTATCGAATGAAACATTCTGCAAGGAAATAA
- a CDS encoding GyrI-like domain-containing protein, with protein MKLSVINSVRTNNFNDRLLMQKITDLWKEASSQLNSQEIIAYGVYHDYESNYKGDYSLSIAIEESEAESLLEIPDNGKYEIFNVNTGEEQGIINTWKKIWELEEAGTLERAYTFDFEKYFPNGEIEVHIAIK; from the coding sequence ATGAAATTATCTGTTATTAATAGTGTTCGAACTAATAATTTTAACGATCGTCTCTTAATGCAAAAGATAACAGACTTGTGGAAGGAAGCTTCTAGCCAACTAAATAGCCAAGAGATAATCGCCTATGGAGTCTATCATGATTATGAGAGCAATTATAAAGGCGATTATTCATTAAGTATTGCAATAGAAGAAAGTGAAGCAGAATCACTGCTGGAAATACCGGATAACGGAAAATATGAAATTTTTAATGTGAATACTGGAGAAGAACAAGGAATAATCAATACTTGGAAAAAGATATGGGAGCTTGAGGAGGCAGGTACGTTGGAGAGAGCCTACACATTCGATTTCGAGAAATACTTCCCCAATGGAGAAATTGAGGTTCATATAGCGATTAAATAG
- a CDS encoding NUDIX hydrolase has protein sequence MAGYIEQIREQIGNSPIILVGSAIIVMNDKKEILFQQRSDTEEWGLPGGSMETGESLEETAERELIEETGLKAKKLKLMDILSGKELYFKHPNGDEVYNVICVYMAEGISGELEKNGSESLNLKYFSTKELPPHMDQRAKLIIDKYFNEI, from the coding sequence ATGGCAGGATACATAGAACAAATAAGGGAACAAATCGGCAATAGCCCCATAATATTAGTTGGTTCAGCCATAATTGTTATGAATGATAAAAAAGAGATCTTATTCCAACAACGTTCCGATACAGAGGAATGGGGATTGCCAGGTGGATCAATGGAAACGGGCGAAAGTTTAGAAGAAACTGCTGAACGTGAGCTCATTGAAGAAACTGGTTTAAAGGCGAAAAAATTGAAGCTTATGGATATTTTGTCAGGAAAAGAGCTTTATTTTAAACATCCTAATGGTGATGAAGTGTATAACGTTATATGTGTTTACATGGCAGAAGGTATAAGTGGTGAGTTGGAAAAAAACGGCAGTGAAAGTTTGAATTTGAAGTATTTTTCCACCAAAGAATTGCCGCCCCACATGGATCAAAGGGCGAAGTTAATTATTGATAAATATTTCAACGAGATTTAA
- a CDS encoding polysaccharide deacetylase family protein, with protein sequence MKKTKITAIVALAITVSVSALLIVFHSAANGKPTVNQKRNTLNSVNMAKKERKVPTDKPKDMQKNKLSGISMNKERNMPVLLHNLSSKRGIPILLYHHILKRSENTFTRDPAVINLEAFEEQMKYLYDLKYHIATMAELESYLHGGEVPNKTVVISFDDGLKTNYIYAYPILKKYNFRAINFLITGRLAQKPVPFQPEKLQYLSWPEVDAMRDVFEYGSHTNALHDKVLGFPGLIAEPDQVILNDLTISKNLLKTNFFAYPFGAFNDRAIRLLKLAGYQYAFTTIPVDARFGDNPYTIGRIAIYPNTDLDQFIKIVQTIK encoded by the coding sequence ATGAAAAAGACAAAAATTACAGCAATTGTTGCCTTAGCCATTACCGTTTCTGTAAGTGCACTATTGATAGTCTTTCACTCCGCTGCCAATGGTAAACCTACTGTCAACCAAAAAAGGAATACCCTTAATTCCGTGAATATGGCCAAAAAGGAGAGGAAGGTGCCCACCGATAAACCAAAAGACATGCAAAAAAATAAACTTAGTGGGATCTCTATGAATAAAGAGAGGAACATGCCTGTCCTGCTCCATAATCTTTCGAGTAAGAGGGGTATTCCGATTCTGTTATATCATCACATCCTGAAAAGGAGCGAGAATACATTTACTAGGGACCCCGCGGTTATTAATCTGGAAGCGTTTGAAGAACAGATGAAATATTTATATGATCTGAAATACCATATTGCCACCATGGCGGAACTCGAATCCTATCTGCATGGAGGGGAAGTTCCGAATAAAACGGTAGTGATTTCTTTTGATGATGGTCTTAAAACCAATTATATTTATGCCTATCCAATTTTAAAAAAATACAATTTTAGAGCAATCAATTTTTTGATTACAGGTCGATTGGCCCAAAAACCAGTTCCTTTTCAGCCTGAAAAACTACAATACCTAAGCTGGCCAGAGGTTGATGCGATGAGAGATGTGTTTGAGTATGGCAGCCATACAAATGCACTCCATGATAAAGTACTCGGTTTCCCAGGCTTAATTGCCGAACCTGATCAAGTCATCTTAAATGATCTAACGATAAGCAAAAATCTTCTCAAAACCAATTTCTTTGCCTACCCGTTCGGTGCTTTTAATGACCGAGCCATCCGTCTGCTAAAATTGGCCGGGTATCAATACGCTTTTACAACAATTCCTGTAGACGCAAGATTCGGTGACAATCCGTATACGATAGGGAGAATCGCGATATACCCAAATACAGATCTAGATCAGTTTATAAAAATCGTCCAGACAATAAAATGA
- a CDS encoding NUDIX hydrolase, with translation MSEKLKIFDENRKEIGIAERSEVHKRGYWHETFHCWFVNKIDGIYYIYFQIRSNQKKDFPNLLDITAAGHIMANECVSDGIREVKEELGVEVSIEDLAPLGVMEDRIITDRFIDKEFGHVYLYFMKSTEEFLIDREEVSGVVKTKFKDFHHLCLRETEEIIVEGFELDELGEKMPFKKPVGLEQFVPHQKEYLETVVKLIANRITEGKI, from the coding sequence ATGAGTGAGAAGCTCAAAATCTTTGATGAAAATAGAAAAGAAATAGGAATAGCGGAAAGAAGTGAGGTACATAAGAGGGGATATTGGCACGAAACGTTCCATTGTTGGTTTGTAAATAAAATAGACGGAATTTATTATATTTATTTTCAAATACGAAGCAATCAGAAAAAGGATTTTCCTAATCTTTTAGATATAACCGCTGCTGGACATATCATGGCTAATGAATGTGTTTCTGATGGTATTAGAGAAGTAAAAGAGGAATTAGGAGTAGAAGTTAGCATAGAGGATTTAGCCCCTTTGGGAGTAATGGAAGATCGCATCATTACGGACCGTTTCATAGATAAAGAATTCGGGCATGTATATTTATATTTTATGAAAAGTACAGAGGAGTTCCTGATAGATAGAGAAGAGGTTTCCGGAGTGGTCAAGACAAAGTTCAAAGATTTCCATCATTTGTGTTTAAGAGAAACAGAGGAAATAATCGTGGAAGGATTTGAATTGGATGAGCTTGGGGAGAAAATGCCTTTTAAAAAGCCAGTCGGTTTAGAGCAATTTGTCCCTCATCAAAAGGAGTATTTAGAAACGGTAGTAAAGTTAATCGCTAATAGGATAACAGAGGGCAAAATCTAA